In one Agrobacterium vitis genomic region, the following are encoded:
- a CDS encoding FAD-binding oxidoreductase, which produces MAHDRNEVLQALQSIVGQDNATNDPSFIASYAWNGGVGSMPGPKFLKNWPIAVVMPNSAEDVAAIIKCCLARGLSFRPLSSGNGGTYLSASENVVVMDLCRMNRLIKMDAANQMAVIEPYVTAGRLQAEAMKVGLNCHIVGAGPSHSPLASATSFLGVGITGASTGANFRNILGIEWVTPQGDIVRMGSLGGDDDWFSEEGPGPGLRGMIRGLIGANGGLGVFTRIGYKLYPWAGPKHLNLTGQSPMRGMALEPNMRLFLPVWDTIEQMRDASFRLNRTGVAFALLRMPPNHIGWTLTATNAEYARRREAGDLPECARPENRFGWQILTIGHSAGHTAYQEKTVQHIVASTGGRMIPIEQKDKEVLLRTLVTSLYVSRVFRGAGSGGTSFGVMETFNLLPDVIKASEDIMAKDRMPGRNFAADGKEGCWVWPTESRQLWTENILASQAGTVKGIAAGWKGFLKHLDMVDRNPRLGLMGFMAGPLIELFGPRYSNVTAWMRLIKQRVDPAGLADATVHVSAKQLPIAKRWPTLQKIAFSKAGAPVLHLVCLLLGVVSKKEKLPDRRG; this is translated from the coding sequence ATGGCTCACGATCGCAACGAAGTTTTGCAAGCGCTTCAATCCATTGTTGGGCAAGACAATGCCACCAATGATCCGAGCTTTATCGCCAGTTACGCCTGGAATGGCGGTGTCGGCTCAATGCCGGGGCCAAAATTTCTTAAAAACTGGCCGATTGCCGTGGTTATGCCCAACTCCGCAGAGGATGTGGCAGCTATCATCAAATGCTGTCTTGCACGTGGGCTTTCCTTTCGTCCGTTAAGTTCCGGCAATGGTGGAACCTATCTCAGCGCCAGCGAAAATGTGGTGGTGATGGACCTTTGCCGTATGAACCGTCTGATCAAGATGGATGCCGCAAATCAGATGGCTGTTATCGAGCCTTACGTCACAGCAGGCCGGTTGCAAGCGGAAGCCATGAAAGTGGGGCTCAACTGTCATATCGTTGGGGCGGGGCCGTCGCATTCGCCGCTGGCTTCGGCCACATCCTTTCTGGGGGTTGGAATTACCGGTGCCAGCACGGGGGCCAATTTCCGCAATATCCTGGGCATAGAATGGGTGACGCCACAGGGAGACATCGTTCGCATGGGGTCTCTTGGTGGCGATGATGACTGGTTCAGCGAGGAGGGGCCGGGGCCGGGCCTGCGCGGCATGATCCGCGGCCTGATTGGCGCAAATGGCGGTCTCGGCGTATTCACCCGTATTGGTTACAAGCTTTATCCGTGGGCGGGGCCTAAGCATTTGAACCTCACCGGGCAAAGTCCGATGCGGGGCATGGCATTGGAACCAAACATGCGTCTGTTTCTGCCCGTCTGGGATACGATTGAGCAGATGCGCGACGCCAGCTTTCGCCTGAACCGCACAGGCGTTGCCTTTGCGCTGCTGCGCATGCCACCAAACCACATCGGTTGGACGCTGACGGCAACCAATGCCGAATATGCACGCCGCCGCGAAGCGGGCGACCTGCCGGAATGTGCGCGCCCGGAAAACAGATTTGGCTGGCAAATCCTGACCATCGGTCATTCTGCGGGGCACACGGCCTATCAGGAGAAGACGGTGCAGCACATCGTCGCGAGCACCGGCGGGCGGATGATTCCGATTGAACAGAAGGACAAGGAAGTGTTGCTGCGCACGCTGGTGACGTCGCTTTATGTCAGCCGCGTCTTCCGGGGTGCCGGTTCCGGCGGCACCAGCTTTGGGGTCATGGAGACCTTTAACCTGCTGCCGGACGTGATCAAGGCCAGCGAGGATATTATGGCAAAAGATCGCATGCCCGGCCGCAATTTCGCAGCCGACGGCAAGGAAGGCTGCTGGGTCTGGCCAACCGAGAGCCGACAATTGTGGACGGAAAACATTCTGGCATCGCAGGCAGGGACCGTTAAAGGCATTGCTGCCGGTTGGAAGGGCTTCCTCAAACACCTTGATATGGTGGACCGTAACCCAAGGCTCGGACTAATGGGCTTTATGGCGGGTCCATTGATCGAATTGTTCGGACCGCGCTACAGCAACGTTACCGCATGGATGCGGCTTATTAAGCAGCGCGTTGATCCGGCGGGATTGGCCGACGCGACAGTGCATGTCAGCGCCAAACAGCTCCCCATTGCCAAGAGATGGCCGACCCTGCAAAAAATCGCCTTCTCAAAAGCCGGTGCTCCGGTGCTGCATCTGGTCTGCCTGTTGCTGGGCGTGGTCAGTAAAAAGGAAAAGCTGCCGGATCGAAGAGGGTAA
- a CDS encoding (Fe-S)-binding protein produces the protein MTHISPTLEKLHDKLGSCTRCTFCKWVPEVRSQDFAEICPSVQHGKFFSHTAGGKLIAAYALLHNRVEYTPDFIQNVYSCSMCGGCDTSCKTLLADFVEPLDSLYALRQKVTADGHAPEPLREMLAHLRTLGNARGLPTAMRVEWFAGLSLKQTKTHQAPVLFHVGDVAFDRDEWPFIRHIVSELQRRDVDFVIGGVDEPDSGGLAYDIGDQNLAADLARKTAEWLRKSGAGTLIVYSDDAFSAFRNIYPRLGVSLGNIKVIHIAQWLAENPLTVAAGQKRDTVTYHDSCRLGRLGEERHPWEGETVMAYNSIPMRVPEGELYLGVNGIYEEPRQLLRAVDAEIVEMERIREFAFCCGAGGGGKQASPDFARAAARNRLQEAESTGAEFLVTSCTACSSHMKEVAQEAGSSVRVYGLVEYLHARQTASAPDASHKAGE, from the coding sequence ATGACCCATATCAGCCCAACCCTCGAAAAGCTTCACGACAAGCTTGGCTCTTGCACGCGCTGCACCTTTTGCAAATGGGTCCCGGAAGTCCGCAGTCAGGATTTTGCGGAAATCTGTCCCAGCGTTCAGCACGGCAAATTCTTTTCGCATACGGCCGGTGGCAAGCTCATTGCGGCCTATGCACTTTTGCATAACCGTGTCGAATATACACCTGACTTCATTCAGAATGTCTATTCCTGTTCCATGTGCGGCGGCTGCGATACCAGCTGCAAGACATTGCTTGCCGATTTCGTTGAGCCGCTCGATTCGCTCTATGCGCTGCGCCAGAAGGTGACGGCAGACGGGCATGCGCCAGAGCCGCTGCGCGAGATGTTGGCGCATCTGCGCACGCTGGGGAATGCAAGGGGTCTGCCCACCGCAATGCGCGTTGAATGGTTCGCTGGCCTGTCCCTGAAACAGACCAAAACCCATCAGGCACCCGTTCTCTTTCACGTTGGCGATGTGGCTTTCGACCGCGACGAATGGCCTTTCATCCGTCATATCGTCTCTGAGCTTCAGCGGCGCGATGTCGATTTCGTCATTGGCGGCGTGGACGAGCCGGATAGCGGTGGTCTTGCCTATGATATCGGCGACCAGAACCTCGCAGCCGATCTGGCACGGAAAACCGCAGAATGGCTCCGCAAGAGCGGGGCAGGCACGCTTATTGTTTATAGCGATGATGCTTTCTCGGCTTTTCGCAATATTTATCCGCGCCTTGGTGTTTCCCTTGGCAACATCAAAGTCATCCATATCGCGCAGTGGCTGGCCGAAAACCCGCTCACCGTGGCCGCTGGCCAAAAGCGCGACACTGTCACCTATCACGATTCCTGCCGCCTTGGGCGGTTGGGCGAAGAGCGCCATCCGTGGGAGGGCGAGACGGTGATGGCCTATAATTCCATTCCGATGCGCGTGCCGGAAGGCGAGCTCTACCTTGGGGTCAATGGCATCTATGAAGAGCCTCGACAATTGCTGCGGGCTGTGGATGCCGAGATTGTGGAAATGGAGCGCATTCGGGAATTCGCCTTCTGCTGCGGTGCAGGCGGTGGTGGCAAACAGGCAAGCCCCGATTTTGCTCGCGCAGCTGCCCGCAACCGGCTTCAGGAAGCCGAGAGCACCGGGGCAGAGTTCCTCGTGACCAGTTGCACCGCGTGCAGCAGCCACATGAAAGAGGTGGCGCAGGAGGCGGGGTCTTCGGTCCGGGTCTATGGATTGGTTGAATATCTCCACGCCCGGCAGACCGCATCCGCCCCAGACGCATCCCATAAGGCTGGAGAATGA
- a CDS encoding methyl-accepting chemotaxis protein, whose amino-acid sequence MTGRRDAQRTYGVSANLIQLWLRQFDRGDLIFQLVQSFAAELETLRANFNAMLSQFSETMCAVSDAAGTIDNGSREVSASADDLSTEVAMDQDAAQMEGIDDAGIIDRAVNNLAGHRHLFLVEDIARAASNCLVPAFDGLDL is encoded by the coding sequence GTGACTGGGCGGCGCGATGCGCAACGAACTTACGGCGTTTCAGCCAATCTCATTCAGTTGTGGCTGAGGCAGTTCGATCGCGGCGACCTCATCTTTCAGCTTGTTCAATCCTTTGCTGCTGAGTTGGAAACGCTGCGTGCCAATTTCAACGCAATGCTAAGCCAGTTTTCCGAGACTATGTGTGCTGTCTCTGATGCGGCAGGTACGATCGACAACGGCAGCCGAGAAGTCAGTGCGAGTGCTGACGACTTGTCCACTGAAGTCGCAATGGATCAGGATGCTGCGCAGATGGAGGGCATAGATGACGCCGGCATTATAGACCGCGCAGTGAACAATCTGGCTGGTCATCGCCATCTCTTCTTGGTTGAAGATATCGCGCGCGCGGCCTCTAACTGTTTAGTCCCGGCATTTGATGGATTGGATTTATGA